GAGAAGATTTTAGACGCAACGCTGCATTTGATTAAGTCCGAAGGGATTGATAGTGTCACTATTCGGATGATTGCTAGTGAAGCTGGCACCAATGTGGCGCTAATTAATTATTATTTCGGGTCGAAAGACAAGCTTATGCATGAAGCGATGAAGACAGTCCTGGAAACATTCCGCTCGGCGTTTGACATATTTGATGTTGTGGAATATCCGCCTATCGAACGGCTGAAACAATTTATTTTGAAGTACGCCTCATTTCTTAATGATTATCCTGATTTGCTCAAGCGAATTCTTGGCCATGATCCACTGTTTGAATCGGTAGCCGAATATGTACATTTTATGAAACAACAAGGGTTCGAAAAATTAAGCGCAGT
This Paenibacillus sp. FSL R5-0345 DNA region includes the following protein-coding sequences:
- a CDS encoding TetR/AcrR family transcriptional regulator, with the translated sequence MTKEKILDATLHLIKSEGIDSVTIRMIASEAGTNVALINYYFGSKDKLMHEAMKTVLETFRSAFDIFDVVEYPPIERLKQFILKYASFLNDYPDLLKRILGHDPLFESVAEYVHFMKQQGFEKLSAVMTEVTGVTDPKTVLLMTQHMFAAIMSPFTKVSASKCQPNNHIQSSLLDIPLSIEESIDLFFEHYFHKYSVKT